One part of the Gadus macrocephalus chromosome 8, ASM3116895v1 genome encodes these proteins:
- the proca gene encoding vitamin K-dependent protein C, whose protein sequence is MARLLLCVSVAIALCSTYAVCMSVFSSGPKAHTVLRSKRANSWLEELKPANKERECIEERCDFEEAREIFGTKEATLEFWTVYTDGNQCIPNQCVNGSCVDLYQAFACHCNPGYEGKYCDQPRAATSCSLDNGKCDHECTESADGLSRTCSCLGGYRLHDNGKGCEPINRASCGQLLLSRSSYSGPMVGLTPWVTGGEVGKKGESPWQAMLLNHAGKFHCGGVLIDENWVLTAAHCLSKSTRFKVRLGDYERYTLEGTEETLAVTRAFKHPAYYNRHMVDHDIALLRLERPAQLSIWIVPACLPPRPMAERVLHLNGTVTVVTGWGKEQPDDPGEAPVVYSSALNVIQVPLVERAECQSHMDFNVSENMLCAGVLGSPMDACEGDSGGPMVTLYRDTWFLLGLVSWGEGCGRLNKLGVYTKVANYNEWIDEVRQEWDRTHGQHG, encoded by the exons ATGGCCAgactcctcctctgtgtgtcaGTGGCCATAGCGCTCTGCTCCACATACGCGGTCTGCATGTCAG TGTTCTCCAGTGGCCCTAAAGCCCACACGGTTCTGCGGTCCAAGCGGGCCAACAGCtggctggaggagctgaagccGGCCAATAAGGAGCGGGAGTGCATTGAGGAGCGCTGTGACTTCGAGGAGGCCCGGGAGATCTTCGGGACCAAGGAGGCCACG TTGGAGTTCTGGACCGTTTACACAG ATGGAAACCAGTGTATCCCCAACCAGTGTGTGAACGGCTCCTGCGTAGACCTGTACCAGGCGTTTGCATGCCACTGCAACCCGGGCTACGAGGGCAAGTACTGCGACCAGC CCCGGGCGGCCACCAGCTGCTCGCTGGACAACGGCAAGTGTGACCACGAGTGCACGGAGAGCGCAGACGGCCTGAGTCGCACCTGCAGCTGTCTTGGCGGGTACCGTCTCCACGACAACGGCAAAGGCTGCGAACCCATAA ACAGGGCGTCCTGTGGTCAGCTGCTGCTCAGCAGGTCCTCCTACAGCGGGCCCATGGTCGGCCTCACCCCCTGGGTGactgggggggaggtgggcaAGAAGGGAGAGAGCCCCTGGCAG gcaatGTTGCTCAACCACGCAGGAAAGTTCCACTGTGGCGGGGTTCTGATAGACGAGAACTGGGTCCTGACCGCAGCCCACTGCCTCAGCAAGAGCACGCGCTTCAAAGTCCGCCTCG GCGACTACGAGCGCTACACCCTGGAGGGCACGGAGGAGACCCTGGCGGTGACCCGCGCCTTCAAGCACCCCGCCTACTACAACCGCCACATGGTGGACCACGACATCGCCCTGCTGCGGCTGGAGCGCCCCGCCCAGCTGTCCATCTGGATCGTCCCCGCCTGCCTGCCGCCGCGGCCCATGGCCGAGCGCGTGCTCCACCTCAACGGCACGGTCACCGTGGTGACGGGCTGGGGCAAGGAGCAACCGGACGACCCCGGGGAGGCTCCCGTGGTCTACAGCTCGGCGCTGAACGTGATCCAGGTGCCGCTGGTGGAGCGCGCAGAGTGCCAGAGCCACATGGACTTCAACGTGTCGGAGAACATGCTGTGCGCCGGCGTGCTGGGCAGCCCCATGGACGCGTGCGAGGGCGACAGCGGGGGGCCCATGGTGACGCTGTACCGGGACACCTGGTTCCTGCTGGGCCTGGTgtcctggggggaggggtgcgGTCGTCTCAACAAGCTGGGCGTCTACACCAAGGTGGCCAACTACAACGAGTGGATCGACGAAGTGCGCCAGGAATGGGACAGGACGCACGGGCAGCACGGCTGA
- the LOC132462544 gene encoding NXPE family member 3-like yields MLKTEQEALVNHGGLKGIIMCRYRAKCALIFLLLATSGLMFLLRNILTLVSLGWQNSNRAAFAQMRPAPPYQTHTFCSHLGLEPTPDEALEDRHLLKAIAWPKLPARPAPVPLNQTSDPVHSLLTVLPSKGQKEWHVGDQLEALVHMHDFQGSPKRHGGDFLVARLHSPVMGAGVAGKVVDHLNGSYSALFPLLWGGPAQVQITMVHSSEAVAVLQRLREERPNRVFFKSLFRSGELPPNYPQQTMCNYTNLHTGEPWYCLKPELLSCDTRINHAMGGYENPLFTNQEALLFQSRINIKVIIPTSGPDLMEELESSTIKAEPDKCTPSGYYYQGTWRPLCGTSVRQFNDSSSITQCLTGKVIHMYGDSTMRQWFEYLSAFIPDFNLHRSKNVGPLMALDFKNNILMNYRCHGPPIRILPVSTSELRYVADELDGLAGGPDTVVVFSIWAHFTSFPIEVYIRCMRHIRQALVRLLDRGPGTLVIIRSANFVAMDQTTSKHSSDWYSLQIDTVLRTMFKGLGVVFVDAWEMTLAHNSPHNIHPPPQIIKNMVNLILSHVCPDKKKSEWKTKKGGGRS; encoded by the exons ATGTTGAAAACGGAACAGGAAGCGTTAGTTAACCACGGGGGCCTGAAGGGGATCATAATGTGTCGATATCGCGCCAAATGTGCTctaatcttcctcctcctcgcaaCCTCTGGTCTCATGTTCCTGCTGCGCAACATTCTCACTCTGGTTAGT CTGGGCTGGCAGAACAGCAACCGCGCAGCCTTCGCCCAGATGAGGCCCGCCCCTCCGTACCAAACCCACACCTTCTGCAGCCACCTGGGCCTGGAGCCCACCCCCGACGAAGCCCTGGAGGATCGCCACCTCCTCAAAGCCATCGCCTGGCCCAAGCTCCCCGCCCGCCCCGCCCCTGTGCCCCTTAACCAGACCAGCGACCCCGTGCACAGCCTGCTCACCGTCCTGCCCTCAAAGGGCCAGAAGGAGTGGCATGTTGGGGACCAGCTGGAGGCCCTGGTCCACATGCACGACTTCCAGGGCAGTCCCAAGCGCCACGGCGGGGACTTCCTGGTGGCCCGGCTGCACTCCCCGGTGATGGGGGCCGGGGTGGCGGGCAAGGTTGTGGATCACCTCAACGGCTCCTACTCGGCACTGTTCCCCCTGCTGTGGGGGGGTCCGGCCCAGGTGCAGATCACCATGGTGCACTCCAGCGAGGCTGTGGCCGTGCTGCAGCGGCTCCGCGAGGAGCGGCCCAACCGGGTCTTCTTCAAGAGTCTGTTCCGCTCGGGCGAGCTGCCACCCAACTACCCGCAGCAAACCATGTGCAACTACACAAACCTCCACACGGGGGAGCCCTGGTACTGCTTGAAGCCTGAGCTGCTGAGCTGTGACACCAGGATCAACCACGCCATGGGGGGCTACGAGAATCCCCTCTTCACCAACCAAGAAGCGCTGCTATTTCAGAG CCGTATAAACATCAAAGTTATCATCCCTACGTCAGGACCAGATCTTATGGAGGAG TTAGAAAGCAGCACCATCAAAGCAGAGCCGGACAAGTGCACCCCTTCTGGCTATTACTACCAAGGCACTTGGAGGCCCCTCTGTGGAACTTCTGTTCGCCAGTTTAACGACTCCTCGTCCATCACGCAGTGCCTTACTGGCAAGGTGATCCATATGTACGGAGACTCCACGATGAGGCAGTGGTTTGAGTACCTCAGCGCTTTCATACCAG ATTTCAACCTGCACCGTTCAAAGAACGTGGGCCCCTTGATGGCGTTGGACTTTAAAAACAACATCCTGATGAACTACCGCTGCCACGGTCCGCCCATCAGAATCCTCCCTGTCAGCACCAGCGAGCTACGCTACGTCGCCGATGAGCTGGACGGCCTGGCCGGAGGCCCCGACACCGTGGTGGTCTTCAGCATCTGGGCCCACTTCACATCTTTCCCCATTGAGGTCTACATTCGCTGCATGCGGCACATCCGCCAGGCGCTAGTACGGCTCCTGGACCGGGGCCCCGGAACCCTCGTGATAATCCGCTCGGCCAACTTTGTGGCCATGGACCAGACGACAAGCAAGCACAGCAGCGACTGGTACTCGCTGCAGATCGACACGGTTCTCAGGACCATGTTCAAGGGCctgggtgttgtgtttgtggatgcCTGGGAGATGACCTTAGCCCATAATAGCCCCCACAACATCCACCCGCCCCCGCAGATAATCAAGAACATGGTGAATCTCATCCTGTCTCATGTGTGCCCTGACAAGAAGAAGAGCGAATGGAAAacaaagaaggggggggggagaagttGA
- the dusp28 gene encoding dual specificity phosphatase 28, which translates to MLQLCQVTRALLISNARSACSTELVQQEAVTLCINVSRQQPFPAADHVAMLRIPVYDDPNEDLYCHFDRCADAIQSEAEHGGRTVVYCKNGRSRSATVCVAYLLKHRKLSLGDALQKVKTARHVIDPNPGFMAQLERYEQELRTRRGGAE; encoded by the exons ATGCTCCAGCTTTGTCAGGTGACCAGGGCCTTACTCATCAGCAACGCGCGCTCGGCCTGCAGCACCGAGCTCGTCCAGCAGGAGGCGGTGACGCTGTGCATCAACGTGTCCAGGCAGCAGCCGTTCCCCGCGGCCGACCACGTGGCCATGTTGCGCATCCCGGTGTACGACGACCCCAACGAGGACCTCTACTGCCACTTCGACCGCTGCGCCGACGCCATCCAGAGCGAGGCGGAGCATGGCGGCCGCACCGTCGTCTACTGCAAGAACGGACGCAGTCGCTCTGCAACCGTGTGTGTGGCGTACCTCTTGAAGCACAGGAAGCTCTCGCTCGGTGACGCCCTGCAG AAAGTGAAGACAGCTCGCCACGTCATCGACCCCAACCCCGGCTTCATGGCCCAGCTGGAGCGATACGAGCAGGAGCTCAGAACCAGGCGAGGGGGGGCAGAGTGA